GGAATCGCGACCTTGGCGGTGCCGCCTGCAACGTCGACCTCGTAGAGTGCCGCGCCTGCTACGCTGCCCGCGAACAGATGGCCGGCCTTGTCGATCCCGAGCCCGTGCACGCCGTGGAACGCCGAGCCTGGGACGAGCCTGGTGACCTCCCAGGTTTCGGCCGATGCGTTCGTGGAGACAATTGCAACGACGACGGCTGCGCAGGCGAGCCTGATCTTCATGACGCCACCTCCCATTTTTTCGGAAAGTATTCGCCCGTCATGCGGCTTTGGCAAACGAAACTTGACGTTGTGACGCAGCGAAGCGGCCGCGCCTCACGCGCATCGCATCGTGATCGTGTTGGGGGAACCATTCGATTTAATGAAACTGCCGACGTGGGCTGGGGTTGCCCAAATACACAGGCTCGCCGCCAAAAGCCGCGATCCCTCGTGATCGATCCCTGTTGGAACCCCCAAAATCGTCGTCGGCGAAGCCTGTTTCATCAGCCAGCGCAGGATTTCGCCATGAAACAAGATCTTGTCGTCTCCAATCATCCTGTCTTCGATGAGCTTCATCCCAAGATCTACGCGGCCGCCGTCGGCCTTGTCGCCTGGTTCGCGCTGATGGCGTGGGTGCTGTTTGATCGTAGCAGCGATGTGACCCTTTCCCTCGGCTTTGTCACGCTGCTGTTCGTGGTCGCGATCCTGCTGCCATGGACGCTTTCGCTGGCCTGGCGAAGGTATCGGATGCCCTATGAGCCGCACCTGGGGCCGACGTCGCTGCACGACTGGCAGGCGGGCGAATTCGCGGTCTGGGGTGCAAAGCTTCACGGCTCGCATGCGGCGATCGACGTTCTGTTGCCGCTGATGGCCGTCTCGTTCGGCCTGACGGCGATCGGAATCGTCTTCGTGATCGTGCGGGCGTCGGTTTTGTCCTAGCCCGGCAAAGATGGGGAATTGCCGGCTTACCGGTTGGTCACCTGCAGCGGTCCGCCGGTCGCGTCCGACATCCGGGCGATAGCGCCGTTGCGGCCGCTCATCATCGTGTCGAGGCGGTCGCGCTCCTTCTCGAAGCCCGCGAGCATCGGGCCTTCCAGCGAGCGGCCGCGCGGCAGCTTGACGCGCATCGGGTCGACGAAGCGGCCGTTGACCAGGATTTCGTAGTGGACGTGCGGGCCGGTCGACAGGCCGCTCGAGCCGACGAAGCCGATCACCTGGCCCTGCCGCACCTTCTTGCCGAGCTCCATGCCCTTGGCGAAGGCCGACATGTGGCCGTAGGCGGTCTCGTAGCCGTTGGCGTGCTTGATGCGGATGTACTTGCCGTAGCCGCCTTCGGGGCCGGCCTTCTCGATCACGCCGTTGCCGGAGGCGAAGATCGGCGTGCCGTAGGCGGTGGCCCAATCGACGCCGGTGTGCATCTTCACGTAGCCGAGGATCGGGTGGCGGCGGCCGCCGAAGCCGGAGCGCATGATGGCGCTGTTGACGGGCTTTCTGACCAGGAACTTCTTCGCGCTCTTGCCGGTCTCGTCATAGTAGTCGACGAGGCCGTCGTCGGGGCTCTGGTAGCGATAGTATTTCTTGGTTTCGCCGCCGACCGTCAGCGAGGCGAACAGCACCTCGTTCTTTTCGGTGGCGGTCACGCCCTCGTCTTCGCCGGCGTAGAAGACGTCGAAGGAATCGCCAGGCTGCACCTTGCGCTGGAAGTCGACATCGTAGGAGTAGATCTTGATCATGTCGTCGATGACCGGCATCGGCACCTTGTTGCGCATCGCGGTCTCGTAGATGCTCTGGTAGAGCCTGACGCCGGAGCCGTCGTCATCATCGTCGTCGTCGCTGCTGGCGTTTGCGGTCGCGTCGGCGACGGTGTTCATGCTGGAGACGTCGACCGCGACGTATTTGCCGAGATCCGACAGCGCGGCGATGGCCTGTACCGTGGTGTCGTTGGCGACGACGACGCGGAACGGCTGCAGCCGTGCGCCCGGCGTCGCCGGCGCCATCAGGATGCGGAGCTTCTCGCCTTCCTTCAGGCCGCCGTCGCGGCCGCGCGGCCCGAGCGTGGCGGCGATCGCCTTGATCTCCTCCGGCGTGGCGCCAAGATCGCGCAGCACGGAGGCGACGCTGTCGCCCTTCTTGACCATGTGGACGCGCTCGCCGTTGGGATTGCCGCCGGTGATCTGCTCCTTGGTCTTCGGCAGCAGCGTGACGTTTTCCGGCACAACGCGCGTCTCGAAGCCGGCATAGGGGTCGGCCGTCGGCGCCTCGGTGGCGTAGGCCATC
The DNA window shown above is from Bradyrhizobium sp. CB1650 and carries:
- a CDS encoding M23 family metallopeptidase; amino-acid sequence: MNQRTSRGAYGRETGIIDLGHEPPLSVDGSEAAVIDRRRVSVQWFSGTILTGLCGAALIGGAVFASLDGEMTFAKVPERVEGALRGAFGAADRAATLHKSDRLPPPGESTASRNVVRVSTVARVGNRDVMRVRPFIRIAGNLSMTTSDLSAKIPPFNAQRLLSDVGSDPKTASDDPNNPEAVEPDAEVSFVTKDLSPVLPKAKISAVVALDDILMRVRDAANWRGNGGVRYAALANATADVSGATGQSDIKMAYATEAPTADPYAGFETRVVPENVTLLPKTKEQITGGNPNGERVHMVKKGDSVASVLRDLGATPEEIKAIAATLGPRGRDGGLKEGEKLRILMAPATPGARLQPFRVVVANDTTVQAIAALSDLGKYVAVDVSSMNTVADATANASSDDDDDDDGSGVRLYQSIYETAMRNKVPMPVIDDMIKIYSYDVDFQRKVQPGDSFDVFYAGEDEGVTATEKNEVLFASLTVGGETKKYYRYQSPDDGLVDYYDETGKSAKKFLVRKPVNSAIMRSGFGGRRHPILGYVKMHTGVDWATAYGTPIFASGNGVIEKAGPEGGYGKYIRIKHANGYETAYGHMSAFAKGMELGKKVRQGQVIGFVGSSGLSTGPHVHYEILVNGRFVDPMRVKLPRGRSLEGPMLAGFEKERDRLDTMMSGRNGAIARMSDATGGPLQVTNR